A window of the Lagopus muta isolate bLagMut1 chromosome 1, bLagMut1 primary, whole genome shotgun sequence genome harbors these coding sequences:
- the NUP50 gene encoding nuclear pore complex protein Nup50: protein MAKRIAEKELTDRNWDQEDEAEEVGTFSVASEEVLKNRAIKKAKRQNVGSEPESRGAFKGFKGFVLPSGKEGGGFSGFGNGAGIKPLEGLSNGNSSIFSTPFSSLKTTSETKSAFGSPMSNGPTTTTLTEKAAASPKANGGSQPSSSGYTQSKVCSSSVYHKQLAALNCSVRDWIVKHVNTNPLCDLTPIFRDYEKYLATIEQQHGNSSDSGSENESNKTPGTQSVSTFGNSKLQQGSTFLFNNKTEDASDKKTEVASEKRDPSIGATSTVSFNIGKSGHSSGFSSFGSGTHSSFSFSPGNSGLFGKDANQTKSVTAVSTNTLEAQTESGNSDDKGGEEEEEEPPKVIVNEIKEDDAFYSKKCKLFYKKDNEFKEKGVGTLHLKPAGNEKTQLLVRADTNLGNILLNVLIPPKMPCTRTGKNNVLIVCVPNPPIDENNPTVPVTMLIRVKTSEDADELHKILLEKKEA from the exons ATGGCAAAGAGAATTGCAGAAAAGGAACTGACCGACAGAAACTGGGATCAGGAAGATGAAGCTGAGGAG GTGGGAACCTTCTCAGTGGCTAGTGAGGAAGTCCTGAAGAACAGAgctattaaaaaagcaaagcgTCAAAATGTTGGATCAGAG CCTGAAAGTAGAGGAGCGTTTAAAGGTTTTAAAGGCTTTGTATTGCCTTCTGGAAAAGAAGGAGGTGGCTTCAGCGGATTTGGTAATGGTGCAGGAATAAAGCCTTTAGAAGGCCTGTCTAATGGAAACAGCAGTATCTTCAGTACTCCTTTCAGCAGTTTAAAGACaacatctgaaacaaaatctgcttttg gaTCCCCCATGTCAAATGGTCCGACTACAACCACACTTACTGAGAAGGCAGCTGCAAGCCCAAAAGCTAATGGTGGCAGCCAACCATCATCATCTGGCTATACTCAGAGTAAAGTCTGTAGCTCTAGTGTTTATCACAAACAGCTAGCAGCTTTAAACTGTTCTGTGCGTGACTGGATAGTGAAGCACGTAAACACAAACCCGCTATGTGATCTGACTCCTATCTTTAGAGACTATGAGAAGTATTTAGCAACTATTGAACAGCAACATGGAAACAGTAGCGATAGTGGCTCTGAAAACGAAAGCAACAAGACACCTGGCACGCAGTCTGTCTCCACATTTGGGAATTCAAAGCTACAGCAAGGATCAACTTTTCTATTTAACAACAAAACTGAGGATGCCTCTGacaaaaaaactgaagttgCATCAGAAAAAAGAGACCCATCAATAGGAGCTACATCAACTGTCTCATTTAATATTGGCAAGAGTGGTCACAGTTCAGGTTTCAGTTCCTTTGGTTCAGGAACACATAGtagtttctcattttctcctggaAATTCAGGTTTGTTTGGAAAAGATGCAAATCAGACAAAGTCTGTCACTGCAGTATCCACCAATACGTTGGAAGCTCAGACAGAAAGTGGGAACAGTGATGATAAAG gtggagaagaagaggaagaagagccaCCAAAAGTCAttgttaatgaaataaaagaggaCGATGCTTTCTACTCAAAGAA ATGTAAACTGTTCTACAAAAAGGATaatgaatttaaagaaaaaggtgtAGGAACATTGCACTTAAAACcagcaggaaatgaaaaaacTCAACTCCTAGTCCGAGCAGATACCAATTTAG GAAATATACTGTTGAATGTTCTAATTCCACCCAAGATGCCATGTACAAGAACCGGAAAAAACAACGTTCTTATAGTTTGTGTTCCTAATCCACCAATTGATGAGAACAATCCAACTGTTCCTGTCACTATGTTAATAAGGGTGAAAACAAGTGAGGATGCAGATGAATTGCACAAAATCTTACTCGAGAAGAAGGAGGCTTAA